In Miscanthus floridulus cultivar M001 chromosome 8, ASM1932011v1, whole genome shotgun sequence, the sequence CGTGTCCGGAGTCCCGACGATGCAGCAGGTACGCCGATGATCACTGGCGGAGCGTGAGGACAAATAAGGGGGGGGAGGCTAAACTGAATGTCATGCATTTGCATAGTATTTGATCCGAGAAACCATAACCAGACCAGAGTCTGCAACTCCTGGCTACTGCAATACAAAGAGCGGTCTAGTAGGTCATGAAACGAAGTTGCATgagccctagctagctagctattacGTGTTGTGTGTTGTGTGCAATACGCATCTCATTGTCCTCGAAGAAACCTACCAAAAGAAAAGGCAGAAGAATATAGCAGCTTGGTAGTACAGTAAGACAATGAAGCTATGACGGTGAGGTGAGACAGTGCACGTAGCCATACAGAATTGTTGGTGCACTCCGCATGCATGCCGTACATGCTTGCAGGTCCTTCAAAAATTAAGCCACGGCAAGAGGGGCCAAAGCCCAGTTTAGCCCCAACTTAGCTCCGTCACTGCCGATGATGCAAACGGAAGGTAATTGCTGAATCTTGACGAGATGAGCTGTGCGCCTGTGCTGCTTGCGTCTGAAAAAAAGTGGAAACCCCGCCACCGGCAACAAAATATTCCCTAAGCCACAACACGCCGATGGCACCAAGTCCTACAAACTACAGAGGCATTCGGTTCGTGTACCAGTAACAAGCATTGTGGTCTGACGCCGTGTGTTAATTTGATGTGTGATTCCAGTTCAACCATGGGAGGAATATGCAAGATGTGGTTTGCCCTCTTCTCTACTTTCGGCAGGTCAGATTAGGTTTTTCTTTTGTCCCTTGAGAAACAAAAGGACATTGCATACTCTGAGTACCTGGCCTCATGCTGGGACATGTTCATCACTGAAGCAAGCTAGCTAACTGCCATGGGCCATGCGCACCTCAGCCATTGAAATGATAATATATAAAGCATGTATATATGTGCATAAAAGGGCGTTTTGAAGTATGCCTTTTGGGGTGCACTACTGAACAAGCATTTTGGTTGCTTGCGCACAACATGCAGAGGGGATGGCAAAACCGAACTCGCTCACTTTACTGAGTtacagtgggaagctatatatgcAACTCTACCTATCTAATCCTAGTGCACAGACATGTTAGGCTGTCGTGCTGCTACAGTGACAAGATGTGACAACATGGCTGATTTttgcgcctgcccctgctgtagctacagtgcggcaggtgagtcTTTCGACGTCTACCCCTGCAACGGCTATAGTGCAGCAGCAGGGcagccctttcggcgcctgcccctgccgcgtCGTACagaggagagcagcagattacttaacaattctttccctaatcctgctgctaactctagaacctctgccatgccgatcatcttctttagctccgtgaaccgaagacggtCGAGCGGCTTGGTGGggcgtccgcgagttgccgaccagtttcgtcgaactcgatgacgatctgccctctatCGACACAGTTCCTGAGGAAGtagaacttgacgtcgatgtgcttgctccgatcgtggagaaccggattcttcgcgagggcgatgacgagctgattgtccaccatcagtgctggtgggcgAGCTTCTACACCGGTCAGCTCATTCAGCAGCCGGcccagccacacagcttggcacgtcGCTGTGGctgccgccacgtactctgcctcgcacgtggaaagcgtcaccaccttctgtttcagcgacaaccatgagattggagccgacccgaggaagacgagcactccagaggtgctccgccgtctgTCGATATCCCCCACCacgtctgcatcgctgaacatagtgagctGCAGCCCACTTCTGCCAATCTTGGAGAAGACGATCACCTGATCCACCATCCTCTTGCcgtagcgcagcagccgcttcaccacggtccagtgatcctctcggggatcctccataaagcgactgacgtagcccacgacgaatgcaatgtccggcctcgtctggactaggtagcgcagaccgccgatgatgctccaatagagtgttgcatctaccttcgccgctcctccatcgaagtcacgcacggcttgcactcaacCATGTCGCTCCGCTCtaacagcttcgaggcatacgcgctctgaccaagAGTGGgtgcctccttcccctatctcacctcgataccgaggtagtaggagagtgcgccgagatcgctcattcaaaaatgagccgccatctcgtgcttgaagctatcgatgtcctctgcaCGCGAGCCGGTGaagatcaagtcatccacatacacgccgacaacAAGCTCCTTCTTCTCCCGtcaccgcgtgtagagcgcgtgcttggTTGCGCACTGcttgaacccaagctcgcccagcgtggcgtcaagcttagcGTTCCACGCTCGTGGTGCCTGCCGCAGCCCATAGAGCGTCttacgcagtcggagcaccctgtgctccactCCCTTGATGGCAAAACTCGGAGGTTGCCTGATGAAGACTGTCTCCGCTAGCTCGTtgttgaggaaggctgattttatgtctaggtgatggacgcgccagtcctttgctgttgCCAAAGCCAAAAGCAGTCGAACATACTCCATGTGCGCTACCagtgcaaagacttcctcgaagtcgatgccctcgcgctggacaaagctttagaaaaatgaggcgcgccttgtgcttgataatGGCACCACGCTTGTCCCACTTGATCTTGTATACCCACTTTAGGCAGATCGGACAGCATCTTGGAGGTTGATCGATGAGCTCCAAAGTCTTGTTTTCATCGATCGTcttcatctcctccaacatcgtCCGTCACCAATTTTCATCACGCTCGGCCAGTgcaaacgtgggtggttcctctgcactgatgagAAGCAGCTCTAGGTCATCGAGTAGCCGACCTGCCAGGCTTGAGGGCCTTGTGCCACCgccgatgtcgtccagcctatggaattgcacctcctcaccatcgtggaaggcatccacgaattcagtgatgtcgcttggaggtgaggcaaactcgatcggggtcgatggagtcccctattccaccggagtggtcggcatagcacctggagtgctcggcaccccagctgcagtgctcggcactactcctggactgctcgtcaccactcctagagtggtttGCACCACTGCAGGAGTGCTCAGCACCAGTCTTAGAGtgatcggcaccactgcaagacctctcggctccGCTACGAGAGCATTCgacacccgtcctggagtggccGGCACCACTGTacgaccgctcggcaccactcctagagtgctcgacACCCCTCCCAGAGTGCTTGGCACCGCTCCAGTAGTGCTCGACACCTctccagcatctccaccaccatggatgaccaagtactcgacgacgaaggtgctggtgaagccaccagcttcccctGTGCCAGGACTGTCTTAGTCTCCAGCCGTCTTCTCGTCGAACATGATGTCGTGCGAGACAAACACCTTGCCTctgcgtgggtcgtagagccggtacacCTTGGTATCTTCCGCGTAGCCCAGGAGTACCATTGGTGTGCTCCTGCCCTCTAACTTGGTGAGGACCGCCTTTGTCTTCCTgatatggccgatgcagccgaatgtccagaggaaggacatgcttggcttgcgcccataccaagcttcgaacgacgtctTTCCCTTTAGAgccttggtgggcgcgcggttgaggatgaacaccgccgtggtcaccgcctcaccccagaaccttgctggcatgctcttggcctttagcatggatcgagccatgccgaccaccgtctggttctgtcgctccaccacgccattctatttTAGCGAGTACggcacggtgtggtgtcgcacccaGTGTTCACCTAAACAgccagtaaacggtaaacggtggtaaactgtctTGTTTAggggggtaaacggaaattaaacagttaaccgtttaaacggtcaCAAACGGGGAAACcggtctaaacggcctaaacaaaacggagataaacaacattaaacgggctaaacatatgtttaaacggctgtttagACGAACacaaggtaaatctagttcagttttgtatggataaatttgtatacttaagtttattatatttataaatgtgtacacttgatatgttacatgcataaatatctatatttggttcttttcacatgcataaatatatatacataccaaaataattaatttttactcggataaatatgtataagtgctagaatacttgattttttacatgcacatatataattatatgtatttttttaaagtacaaaaccgtttaacttcgtttaaacaccgtgtaagcaggttaaacgctaaacgaagggcgaccgtgtaaagaccattTACCGTTTAAGAAAACATTGGTCGCACCACATcctgatccacgcagtacgcaGTGAACTCCACCGAAATGAATTCACCGCTGCGATCAGTCCGCAACACacgcagcttcttgccgctctccaccTCCGCGCATGCCTtaaacttcttgatcgcctccaccgcctcgtccttgctcgttaggaattgcagccacatatagcaactgcaatcatccacgagcaggaggaagtatcatcgaccaccgtttgtggctggcgtgattagCCCACAGAGATCGTTGCAGATGAGCACGAGAGCGTTCGCCGCATGATACTTGGCCGTCTTTGGGAatggcagcctcctctgcttcccggccaggtAGCTATCACATAGGTCGCctgcgtgcttgatgtggggcagccctcggaccatcttctccagccgaccgagAGCGTCGAAGTTGAGATGGCCGAACTAGGCATGCCACAACCATAGCTCCTCGGTGTGCCATactgccaggcacaccggctactCCACCTttaagtcgagcaggtacaatcgATTACATGAGTGTTTTACCTTCGTGAGAAGATGCCGCTCTCGAT encodes:
- the LOC136469649 gene encoding secreted RxLR effector protein 161-like; this translates as MEDPREDHWTVVKRLLRYGKRMVDQVIVFSKIGRSGLQLTMFSDADVVGDIDRRRSTSGVLVFLGSAPISWLSLKQKVVTLSTCEAEYVAAATATCQAVWLGRLLNELTGVEARPPALMVDNQLVIALAKNPVLHDRSKHIDVKFYFLRNCVDRGQIVIEFDETGRQLADAPPSRSTVFGSRS